In Pedobacter sp. WC2423, the following are encoded in one genomic region:
- a CDS encoding DUF1456 family protein → MSNNDILKKLRVALELNNEDIIKILELVNFKVTKSELGSFFRSEDHPNFKPCGDQILRNFLNGLVIFKRGPRVEKSTPPTID, encoded by the coding sequence ATGAGTAACAATGACATTTTAAAGAAACTCCGCGTAGCGCTGGAGCTGAATAATGAAGATATTATTAAAATCCTTGAGCTGGTAAATTTTAAAGTAACAAAAAGTGAACTGGGGTCGTTCTTCAGAAGTGAAGACCATCCGAACTTTAAACCATGCGGTGATCAGATCCTGCGTAATTTCCTCAATGGATTAGTCATTTTTAAAAGAGGCCCGAGAGTGGAGAAATCAACTCCGCCAACTATTGATTAA
- a CDS encoding glycoside hydrolase family 15 protein, giving the protein MDRHTYQTGIIGNCAFLAHINKNTNIDWLCWPRFDSSFVFGGLLDKEQGGEFSILPEGEYTSDQHYVENTNILSTTITSEEGSYRITDFAPRFYQHERFYKPLMLIRKIEPLEGNPRIKVVCDPVFNYGEGKQQGSRGSNHIQFTGAENDMQLSTNISLSYIEDEKYFALNDTKYLILTYGHDLDAPIESTAERFLTETQKYWRTWIKHSTIAGFHQSLVIRSALVLKIHQYEDTGAIIAASTTSLPESPGSTRNWDYRYCWMRDTYYVITALNHIGHFEEMERYFNYITDISFRNDKRYQPLFGIAGERVLTERILTNLKGYMGNQPVRVGNQAYEHIQNDIYGQVLISMLPLYTDNRFVFNERKDSAIWLDYLLTKIESTIDEKDAGIWEFRNLANMHCYTNLFQWAGASAALKMAKTIGNKEFEERASLLIDRAAAHIEACYDPERKVYNHAVGSAHLDASTLQLILMNYLDPSSQRAKDHLIALEQELKGANGLFYRYRHTDDFGKPKTTFLICAFWYVEALAIVGRLDDAVREFELLIGYGNHLDLFAEDVDENDGSQWGNFPQAYSHVGLMNAAHRIAIKLDKPAFL; this is encoded by the coding sequence ATGGACAGACACACCTATCAAACAGGAATAATTGGAAACTGTGCCTTTTTAGCGCACATCAACAAAAACACTAATATTGATTGGTTATGCTGGCCAAGATTTGACAGTTCATTTGTTTTCGGCGGACTGCTCGACAAAGAACAAGGCGGAGAATTCTCTATTTTACCTGAAGGGGAATATACTTCAGATCAGCATTATGTTGAAAACACGAATATTTTAAGTACAACCATTACCAGCGAAGAAGGTTCTTACCGGATCACTGATTTTGCACCCAGATTTTATCAGCACGAGCGTTTTTACAAACCGTTAATGTTAATCCGTAAAATTGAACCGCTGGAAGGGAATCCAAGGATTAAAGTAGTTTGTGACCCCGTTTTTAATTATGGGGAAGGAAAACAACAAGGTTCAAGGGGCAGCAATCACATCCAGTTTACCGGAGCTGAAAACGATATGCAGCTCAGCACTAACATTTCACTTTCTTATATTGAAGACGAAAAGTATTTTGCACTTAATGATACCAAATACCTGATCCTGACCTACGGGCATGATTTAGATGCTCCGATTGAAAGTACAGCAGAAAGATTTTTGACCGAAACCCAAAAATACTGGCGCACCTGGATTAAACACTCTACTATAGCGGGCTTTCATCAGTCATTGGTTATCCGCTCCGCTCTTGTCCTTAAAATTCATCAATACGAAGACACAGGAGCGATCATTGCAGCCAGCACAACCAGTTTACCGGAATCCCCAGGAAGTACCCGTAACTGGGATTACAGGTACTGTTGGATGAGAGATACCTATTACGTAATTACCGCGCTGAACCACATTGGTCATTTTGAAGAAATGGAGCGCTATTTCAACTACATCACAGATATTTCCTTCAGAAATGACAAGCGCTATCAGCCACTTTTTGGTATTGCCGGTGAACGTGTGCTTACAGAACGTATCCTGACTAATCTGAAAGGCTATATGGGCAATCAGCCAGTGCGTGTAGGGAATCAGGCTTATGAACATATTCAAAATGACATCTATGGGCAAGTATTGATTTCAATGCTGCCTTTGTATACTGATAACAGGTTTGTTTTTAATGAACGTAAGGATTCTGCAATCTGGCTTGATTATTTACTGACCAAGATTGAAAGTACCATTGATGAAAAAGATGCTGGAATCTGGGAATTCCGGAACCTCGCCAATATGCACTGTTATACAAATTTATTTCAGTGGGCAGGTGCAAGTGCAGCTTTAAAAATGGCGAAGACTATTGGCAACAAAGAATTCGAAGAACGCGCAAGTTTACTGATTGACCGTGCAGCGGCACATATAGAAGCTTGTTACGATCCGGAAAGAAAAGTATATAACCATGCTGTAGGCAGTGCGCATTTAGACGCAAGTACTTTACAGCTGATCCTGATGAATTATCTCGACCCCAGTTCACAGCGTGCAAAAGATCACCTGATTGCTTTGGAACAGGAACTTAAAGGGGCAAATGGTCTGTTTTACCGTTACCGTCATACGGATGATTTTGGCAAACCAAAAACGACCTTCCTGATCTGTGCTTTCTGGTATGTGGAAGCGCTGGCGATAGTCGGCAGATTAGATGATGCAGTCCGGGAATTTGAATTACTGATCGGTTATGGCAATCATCTTGATCTTTTCGCAGAGGATGTAGATGAAAATGATGGCAGTCAATGGGGTAATTTCCCGCAGGCTTACAGCCACGTAGGCCTGATGAATGCCGCACACAGAATCGCTATTAAACTCGACAAGCCCGCTTTCTTATAG
- a CDS encoding DEAD/DEAH box helicase, giving the protein MMVEKVLGNLKIDSLNEMQHAAIAATAKGKDVVLLAPTGSGKTLGFLLPVLKNLDAATKGVQALILVPSRELALQIEQVFKQMGTGFKVNCCYGGHPVKTERNNFEQPPAVLIGTPGRIAYHLRKENFDESSITTLVLDEFDKALEFGFQEDMAYIIGNMRSLKQRMLTSATQMEVIPDFTGLKSAVEINFLKDVKVAPDLKLKKVMTTAEDKLDTLFELICKIGNKTTLLFCNHRETVDRISDLLIDKDLAHDIFHGGMEQDERERALLKFRNGSIKILITTDLASRGLDIPEVEYIIHYQLPYTEDAFLHRNGRTARMNAKGTAYLMMTEEDKYPFLKGDIEIEKLKGNYQLPKDSQWQTLYIAAGKKDKVNKIDIVGLLLKKGGLEKDDVGLIEVKDQSSYVAVKRSMVNKVLSALANEKIKNKKVKIEVAM; this is encoded by the coding sequence ATGATGGTAGAAAAGGTATTGGGTAATTTAAAAATCGATTCTTTAAATGAAATGCAGCATGCAGCAATTGCCGCTACAGCTAAAGGAAAGGATGTGGTTTTACTTGCACCAACAGGTTCTGGTAAAACGCTTGGCTTCTTATTGCCAGTTTTAAAAAATTTAGATGCAGCTACAAAAGGGGTACAAGCGTTGATACTGGTTCCTTCAAGGGAGCTTGCTTTACAAATTGAGCAGGTATTTAAACAAATGGGTACTGGTTTTAAAGTGAACTGCTGTTATGGCGGTCACCCTGTGAAAACAGAAAGAAACAACTTTGAGCAGCCTCCTGCGGTATTGATTGGTACGCCCGGAAGGATTGCTTATCACCTTAGAAAAGAAAACTTTGATGAATCATCTATAACCACTTTGGTACTGGATGAGTTTGATAAAGCCCTTGAATTTGGGTTCCAGGAAGATATGGCCTATATTATTGGCAACATGCGTTCCTTAAAACAACGTATGCTTACTTCTGCAACACAAATGGAGGTAATTCCTGATTTTACAGGACTTAAGTCTGCTGTAGAAATCAACTTCCTGAAGGATGTAAAGGTTGCACCGGATTTGAAACTGAAAAAGGTAATGACTACCGCAGAAGATAAACTGGACACGTTATTTGAACTGATCTGTAAAATAGGCAATAAAACTACCTTGCTTTTTTGTAACCACAGAGAAACAGTAGACCGGATCAGTGACCTGCTGATTGATAAAGATCTTGCGCATGATATTTTTCATGGCGGGATGGAGCAGGATGAAAGAGAGCGTGCTTTACTGAAATTCAGAAATGGAAGTATTAAAATATTAATTACCACAGATCTGGCTTCACGCGGTTTGGATATTCCGGAAGTAGAATATATTATTCATTATCAATTACCCTATACAGAAGATGCTTTTTTGCATAGAAATGGCCGTACAGCCCGTATGAATGCGAAAGGAACTGCTTACCTGATGATGACTGAGGAAGATAAATATCCTTTTCTGAAAGGTGATATAGAAATTGAGAAGTTAAAAGGTAATTATCAATTACCAAAAGATAGTCAGTGGCAAACTTTATACATAGCTGCGGGTAAAAAAGATAAGGTCAACAAAATTGATATCGTAGGCTTACTACTTAAAAAAGGCGGATTAGAAAAGGACGATGTCGGATTGATCGAAGTTAAAGACCAGAGTTCATATGTTGCTGTAAAACGCAGTATGGTCAATAAGGTGCTGTCAGCGCTGGCTAATGAGAAAATAAAAAATAAGAAAGTGAAGATAGAAGTAGCGATGTAA